The window CTCTTGAGGGACGCCATGCGGACAATTCTCATCCGGATCTTTTCGGAAGGGACGCTGCGGGCTTTAAGTTCAGAAAACAGGTCGGGCATTACAATTACCGTGCCCATTCAACTCTGGGAAATGTTGCTGTTCTTAATGAGCTTTATAAAAAAGATATAAACGGCAATAAGGCATATCTTTCCGAAGGCAGAAAATATTCCGACGGTGTCTGGGATGACAATGTTTATGAACCGATTTATATCAATCCAACCCATGCTTCAGAAATAGGGGTTTTAGATGGAGAGAGGGTTCTTGTTTCAAGTAACAGCGGTTCTATGTACTGCACGGTAAGGCTTACAGGAAGGATTGCTCCTTATGATGCAAGCTTGGGTGACGGCGGCTGGTTCAGTCTTAATTCAAGCGGAAAGGACATAGGCGGTTCCTCAAATGCACTTTCATCCGGCAGACCGTCGCGTATTGCTTTTGGTATGACATTCAGCAGCGATGACCGTTTGAAAATTGTGAAAGCATAGGGAGGTATAATATGTCACAGAAAGGATTTTACTTCGATCAGACCAGATGCGTGGCCTGCGATACATGTCTTGTCGCCTGCAAAAGCTGGAATATGCTTAATGCAGGACCAGCTTCATGGCGTAAAAGAGTGGAGAATGAAATAGGCGGTTATCCTAATCTGAAAATCTATCAGCTTACGATGAGCTGCAATCATTGTGCCGAGCCCTCGTGCGTTAAGGTATGCCCTATGGGAGCAATATACAAAAGAGAGTCGGATGGGGTTGTCATTGTTGACAGAGCCTCCTGCATAGCCTGCAAATCTTGTCTCGCCGCATGCCCGTTCGGTGCACCTCAGTTTGCTGACGATGATCAGGAGCCTGTTAAAAAAGCTGAATGGAGTGTCAAACACCCTATGCAGAAATGCACAGCGTGCTGGGACAGAACCGCAATAGATAAACTGCCGGCATGTGCTGGAGCCTGCCCTCACAGAGCTATAGATTTCGGAGAGCTTACTGAGCTTAACGCAAAGTATCCTGATGCTGTGAAATCTGTTACTGGTTTTCCGGATCCTGCTTATGGAGCTAACGGTAATAAACTGGACAAGTCCACAGAGCCATCAATACTTTTTAAACGTAAATAATAACAATGTACAGGCGGGCCGCAATGCCCGCCTGTTTTGTTAAACGGGTAAACAAACATGGATTTTGAAGATTTTAATTTTGATAGTTATTTAACTGACAGAGCAACGCTTTATGCTTTTATGTCGGGCTTGTTCAGCGAATGCCTTCGTTATGACGTTATAGAGGTCATCCCGCGTATTCTAAAAGAGTTTGAAGGTATATCAAAAAATATTGAACATAGGAAAGCTCTTATTGAGTCAGCAGAAAATATTGATAAATGGCTGATTGACAGGCTTTCTCAAAAGGAAAGTGAAGAGTTGTACCTTGAGCTTGCCAGAGAACATGCCTCATATTTTGTTTTAGGCAGATTTAATATTCCTGATAATGCGTCCGCAACATTATCAATAAAGAAACTTATTAAAAGAGATGAATGGAAAAACTGTAAAAAGTTTTATCACCAACACGGCTACATCCTTAAAAAGCATAGCGGTAAGCTGGAAGACTCTTTTGAGGTGCAGTGCCGTTTTATGGAGATGCTCATTCGTAAGGCTCAAAAAGTAAAGGAAATACCAGAGTTTCTTACACTGATGGAAACCCAGCTTGAGTTCCTAAATATGCACATGCTCAACTGGGTAAGGCTATTCGGCAAAAATCTTAAGAATAGTACAGATAAAGAGAGTATTTACAATTACTTGTCTGTGTTTCCGGCTCTTATTATTGATTTAGATAAACAAGGTATTTCTGAATTACTGGAAGAATTTTGGATTGAAGAAACAGCTGAATAAGATACAACCGGCAGCCATCCTCCGGCTGTTGAACCCCGCAGGCACGGTGGGCGGAGATTTTTTGTGGTCTCTGTCTGCCGTGTTTTTTAATCTTTAATTGCTTTCCATAGTGCGTCTATGTAGGTATCAATCTGCTCTTTGCTTGTACTTATGT is drawn from Geovibrio ferrireducens and contains these coding sequences:
- a CDS encoding molecular chaperone TorD family protein encodes the protein MDFEDFNFDSYLTDRATLYAFMSGLFSECLRYDVIEVIPRILKEFEGISKNIEHRKALIESAENIDKWLIDRLSQKESEELYLELAREHASYFVLGRFNIPDNASATLSIKKLIKRDEWKNCKKFYHQHGYILKKHSGKLEDSFEVQCRFMEMLIRKAQKVKEIPEFLTLMETQLEFLNMHMLNWVRLFGKNLKNSTDKESIYNYLSVFPALIIDLDKQGISELLEEFWIEETAE
- a CDS encoding 4Fe-4S dicluster domain-containing protein, giving the protein MSQKGFYFDQTRCVACDTCLVACKSWNMLNAGPASWRKRVENEIGGYPNLKIYQLTMSCNHCAEPSCVKVCPMGAIYKRESDGVVIVDRASCIACKSCLAACPFGAPQFADDDQEPVKKAEWSVKHPMQKCTACWDRTAIDKLPACAGACPHRAIDFGELTELNAKYPDAVKSVTGFPDPAYGANGNKLDKSTEPSILFKRK